Part of the Quercus lobata isolate SW786 chromosome 6, ValleyOak3.0 Primary Assembly, whole genome shotgun sequence genome, TAATATTTATTCATTCACACGATTTTGTAGTTAAGTGTAGCTACGAATTCCTGGTTGGTTATATCTGTAAGtttttgggatataatttaaGCAATTGTTGTATTCTATTTGTCTTCTTGtcattattattcttttatttgtataatTGATTTTCCTTGTGGACATCGTTGTTGCTAATTTTGTTAGTGAAAGATGAAAGCTCCCATGCTTGTAATGTGTTCAGTAAAAGTTGATAGTTTGAGTTACTACATTATTGTattgttaaattattattattttttcctggatttgaaaatgaaagatgCCCTCAAATTCCCATTtataatggaaaagaaaagcttaataataataataatggaaatgaAAAGCATTAAGattatcttctttctttctcgtAAGATAAACGAGGGGAAGTGTATAATATGTTGGGTAGGTTGGTCGAAGCGGGATAGCATTGTGATtgattgtttttcctttttctgggCAAACTGATtgattgtttttcattttgtacATTTTTCTAACTCTGATGAAATCATTTGGTAATTtatgaggaaaagaaaataaattaaaaatgaaaagataaaacaaaacatCACATGAAAGGTGAAATATCAcgtttaaaagaaaattgagcTTTGTTCACATTATTGGAGAAAATGACATTTTCACAACAGAAGCTAATGAAAATCTGGAACAGTGAAACAATAAGTGACTAGTGGCAACATCTTTCACATAGGCGGGCAAGTTCTTTATGATGAAGTGTGAGTAGCATATGGAGGCCAGTACAGGTGAAACTCGATCTTGTAGGTGACGGTTAAGCCCTTGAGGTTGACCGGAGATGATGTAACATAACCTTGCACAAACAAGAAATCACCAGTGCCTCCCACAACTGGATGATCAGAGGGCTTTATGTTATGTGTGCCTCCAACAATTGAAATTGAACCTGAGTGGTTCTTCAAACGTAAAGTGATCTTAGCAATGGAGATGCTCCTAAGTCCATCCAGGCCAGAAGTAATGGAAGTTCCCTCTGCAATTCCAACCAGTTTCGAAGTTCGGTTGGCTGTGACAGTCATTGGATCCTGGAAAGCAAATAAGGTTCCAAAAGGCGTTGTGGTTTGACTAACGCCTGGTCCTGCCACACCTTTCACTATGATGTACCCAGTTCTGTTTATTGTTTCATGTTGAAACAGAGAAAAGTGGAGGGATTTGAGCccctggtggtggtggtggtggtggtggtgggagcTGGAGGTGGCCTTAAATGAAAGGAGAGCAAATAGTAGAACAGTAAGGACTCTGTTTTGCAAAGAGAGAGCCATGGTAGTATCTTTTATCTGAGTTTACTAGTGTAGGGACTAGGGAGGACCAGAACACAAGGACAAGAAGTTGTTTCATATGCGGGGCTCTCTTTATAGACCTTTTAATTGCTTGACGCGAACAAGTAACGCTCTCAATTGGTGAGAACAAATGTGTCATCAAATAGGCTTGACTCAGTCAATAGCAAAATCTCTACCGTCCTATGTATTGATTTTTCAACCCCACAGACTATTGATTAATACATTTGCCAGTCGAGCAGGGAAAATCGAGGACCCATTGTCCAATGAATCCCACTTAAGGGCTTCATATGAAAAGTCACTTAAAGGCTTCATACGAAAAGTAAACTTTAGGTGGGAGCTTTCTTTTCAAACGATATAGTTGTCATTGACTACTAAGCAAAATGCAATAACTTCAACCGTGTCGCATTGTATTATATAAAttgtcataatttattttatgtgttagACTATTATTTATCACTTTTAcgtgaaattattattatttttttaccgtTCATAATCTATAATGTGGACAATTGTGATATAAGTTGTGCACTTTTaggtggttttataatttttcggtGGAATATTGTGGTCCATAGAGCAGTTTACACGACCCAACACAGCCGACTATCAGTATCACTTTCtattgtttctttgtttgtctCGACTCGACGAGTCTACACTTGTCGTGGTCCAATATTTCGTCACGGTCAATCCTAGACCTTTGAATGCAACGTGAGAGTAACAGGAAGCTATAttcttctaagaaaaaaaaagagatattcGCTTTCAAAGGTTGGACTAAAATTGATTCTAGAGG contains:
- the LOC115994914 gene encoding dirigent protein 19-like, yielding MALSLQNRVLTVLLFALLSFKATSSSHHHHHHHHQGLKSLHFSLFQHETINRTGYIIVKGVAGPGVSQTTTPFGTLFAFQDPMTVTANRTSKLVGIAEGTSITSGLDGLRSISIAKITLRLKNHSGSISIVGGTHNIKPSDHPVVGGTGDFLFVQGYVTSSPVNLKGLTVTYKIEFHLYWPPYATHTSS